In a genomic window of Thermoprotei archaeon:
- a CDS encoding SCP2 sterol-binding domain-containing protein: protein MEFGSLEYLEEVKKRTNSDQKYLELAKEENASYTFIIEAEPEKSVNNTIILGYNVEQGKIANIWLGEKNTDFIISGKYGVWVDILLGNLGVTKAFLTRKLKVRGNLMKLLKLSKATEYWLEILRKIPTEFHGEYSRYNLKGE from the coding sequence ATGGAGTTCGGAAGTTTAGAATATTTAGAGGAAGTTAAAAAGAGAACTAATAGTGATCAAAAATATTTAGAACTTGCCAAAGAAGAAAACGCTAGTTATACATTCATTATTGAGGCAGAACCTGAAAAGAGTGTTAATAACACCATTATTTTAGGATATAATGTGGAACAGGGTAAAATAGCAAATATATGGCTTGGGGAGAAAAATACAGACTTTATAATATCTGGAAAATATGGTGTCTGGGTTGACATACTACTTGGTAATTTAGGTGTTACAAAAGCATTCTTAACTAGAAAACTTAAAGTCAGAGGAAATTTAATGAAATTGTTAAAGTTATCAAAAGCAACTGAATACTGGCTCGAAATTTTAAGAAAAATACCAACAGAGTTTCATGGAGAATACTCAAGATATAATCTTAAAGGTGAGTAA